A genomic region of Sarcophilus harrisii chromosome 6, mSarHar1.11, whole genome shotgun sequence contains the following coding sequences:
- the GSX2 gene encoding GS homeobox 2 — MSRSFYVDSLIIKDSSRPAPSLPEHPHGPDFLIPLGMPSPLVMSVSGPGCQSRKSGTFCVCPLCVTSHLHSARTGGGAGGGGGGGGGGGGGAAGAGALPLLKSQFAPGPGDGQFCPRMSHAHHHHHQPQHHHHHQPQQPGAAAAAAAAAAAAAAAAALGHPQHHAPVCAATTYNVTDPRRFHCLTMGGSDASQIQNGKRMRTAFTSTQLLELEREFSSNMYLSRLRRIEIATYLNLSEKQVKIWFQNRRVKHKKEGKGSQRNNHGGCKCVSSQVHYPRSEDEESLSPSSANEDKEISPL; from the exons ATGTCGCGATCCTTCTATGTCGACTCTCTGATCATCAAGGACTCTTCGAGGCCTGCGCCCTCCCTACCTGAGCACCCTCACGGCCCCGATTTCCTCATCCCCCTGGGCATGCCGTCGCCCCTGGTCATGTCAGTCTCGGGGCCCGGCTGCCAGTCGCGCAAAAGCGGCACTTTCTGCGTGTGTCCACTCTGCGTCACCTCCCACCTGCACTCCGCGCGGACGGGCGGCGGCGcgggcggcggcgggggcggaggaggcggcggcggcggcggcgcggcGGGCGCCGGGGCTCTCCCCCTGCTCAAGAGCCAGTTTGCCCCCGGCCCCGGGGATGGGCAGTTCTGCCCCCGGATGAGCCAtgcccatcatcaccaccaccagcCGCagcaccaccatcaccaccagcCCCAGCAGcccggggcggcggcggcggcagcggcggcggcggcggcggccgccgCGGCCGCTGCCCTGGGACACCCCCAACACCACGCACCTGTCTGTGCCGCCACCACCTACAACGTCACCGACCCCCGAAGGTTCCACTGCCTCACCATGG GTGGCTCCGACGCCAGCCAAATTCAGAACGGGAAGAGGATGAGAACAGCTTTCACCAGCACCCAGCTCCTGGAGCTAGAAAGGGAATTCTCGTCAAACATGTATCTTTCTCGGCTCCGGAGGATCGAGATCGCCACGTACCTCAACCTCTCGGAGAAGCAGGTGAAAATCTGGTTCCAGAACCGGCGAGTGAAACACAAGAAGGAGGGCAAAGGTTCGCAGAGGAACAATCACGGGGGCTGCAAGTGCGTCAGTAGCCAAGTTCACTACCCGCGCTCGGAGGACGAAGAGTCCTTATCCCCTTCTTCTGCCAACGAAGACAAGGAGATCTCCCCATTATGA